In Bradyrhizobium sp. WD16, the genomic stretch GAACCAGCTCCAGAACGAGACGCTGTCGCCGGCCCAGGAGCGCAAGTACAAGAAGCTCAAGGACGAGATCATCGCCGAGGTGAAGTCGCTGCGCCTCAACCAGGCCCGCATCGATTCCCTGGTCGAGCAGCTCTACGACATCAACAAGAAGCTGGTGTCCTATGAGAGCCGCCTGTTCCGTCTCGGCGAGAGCCACGGCGTCTCGCGCGAGGACTTTCTGCGCAACTACCAGGGCTCGGAGCTCGATCCGCGCTGGCTCAACCGCGTCTCGAAGCTGTCCGCCAAGGGCTGGAAGAACTTCGTCGCCCACGACAAGGACCGCATCCGCGAGCTGCGTCACGACGTGCATCAGCTCGCCGCGCTGACCGGGCTCGAGATCGGCGAATTCCGCCGCATCGTGCTCAGCGTCCAGAAGGGCGAGCGCGAGGCCCGTCAGGCCAAGAAGGAGATGGTCGAGGCCAATCTGCGGCTGGTGATCTCGATCGCCAAGAAATACACCAACCGCGGCCTGCAGTTCCTCGACCTGATCCAGGAAGGCAATATCGGCCTGATGAAGGCGGTGGACAAATTCGAGTACCGCCGCGGCTACAAGTTCTCGACCTACGCCACCTGGTGGATCCGGCAGGCGATTACCCGTTCGATCGCCGACCAGGCCCGCACCATCCGCATCCCGGTGCACATGATCGAGACGATCAACAAGATCGTGCGCACCTCGCGTCAGATGCTCAACGAGATCGGCCGCGAGCCGACCCCGGAAGAGCTCGCCGAAAAGCTCGGCATGCCGCTGGAGAAGGTGCGCAAGGTCCTCAAGATCGCCAAGGAGCCGTTGTCGCTGGAGACCCCGGTGGGCGACGAGGAGGATTCGCACCTTGGCGATTTCATCGAGGACAAGAATGCCATCCTGCCGATCGACGCCGCGATCCAGTCCAACCTGCGCGAGACCACGACACGGGTTCTCGCCTCGCTGACCCCGCGCGAGGAGCGCGTGCTGCGCATGCGCTTCGGTATCGGCATGAACACCGACCACACCCTCGAAGAGGTCGGCCAGCAGTTCTCGGTGACGCGCGAACGCATCCGCCAGATCGAAGCCAAGGCGCTGCGCAAGCTCAAGCATCCGAGCCGCTCGCGCAAGCTGCGCAGCTTCCTCGACAACTGACATCCGGCGGATCCGCCAGCCGTTTCATCGCCGGCCCGAAAGGGCCGGCGATGTGCTTTTCGGGTACCGCCTCGGCGTCCTCTGCGCCCCGGGACGCGGCTCTCCGAAAATGCTAGAAGCCCTATCCGGAAACCATCACTCGGAAAGGGATTGCCGCTCCATGACCAGGTTCAACCGAACAATGCTGGCGCTTGCGCTCGGCCTGACCGTGTTCGTGTTCGTGTTCGCTGCGCCGGCGCGCGCAGTCCAATGCGGCGGCGATTTCCAGGGCTTCATCGCCGCGTTCTCGCGCGAGGCCGCCGCCGACGGGATTTCGCCCAGCGTGATCTCGCAGGCGCTCGGCGGCGTCGCCCAGGACGCCGGGGTCCTCGCCTTCGACCGCCGCCAGCGCGGCACCTTCAACAAGAGCTTCGAGCAGTATGTCGCGACCCGGGTCGGCGCCGGCCGCATCAAGACCGGCCGGGCGATGCTGCAACGTCACGCCTCGCTGCTGGCGCGGATCGAGCGCCAGTACGGCGTGCCGCCGCAGGTCCTGGTGGCGATCTGGGGCCTGGAGAGCGATTTCGGCGTCGGCGACATGGGCAAGCTGCCGGTGTTTCGGGTGCTCGCGACCATGGCCCATGACTGCCGCCGCACCGAGCTGTTCCAGCGCGAACTGCTCGCCGCCCTGCAGATCGTCCAGCGCGGCGACCTCGGGCTGCGCGACATGATCGGCGCCTATGCCGGCGAGATCGGCCAGACCCAGTTCCTGCCGTCGTCCTACATCAAATATGGCGTCGACTACGACGGCAACGGTCATGTCGACCTGCGTCACAGCGTGCCCGACGTGCTCGCCTCCACCGCCAACCTGCTCAAGACCAACGGCTGGCAGGCGGGCGGCTCCTATGAGGAAGGCTCGGCGAATTTCGACGCCATGCGCGAGTGGAACAGGGCCACGGTCTATCGCAAGACCATCGCTTATTTCGCCGATCGGCTGGTCGACGGGCGGTGACAGGAATGACGCTATCGTTCCTGCTGACGTCGGTGATCGTCGTGGCCTCGCCCGGCACCGGCGTGCTCTACACCCTGGCGGCGGCGCTGTCGCGCGGCAGCCGGGCCAGCGTCGCGGCGGCCTTCGGTTCGACGCTGGGCATCGTGCCGCATCTCGCCGCCGCCATGCTCGGGCTTGCCGCGGTGCTGCACACTAGTGTCCCGGTTCTAACGTTCGTATCCCTTTGCTGCGAGCACTCATACGAACGTTAGAACCAAAGGGACACTAGTATAGCTATGATTCTAGTGCGGTCTTGGATCTGACGCTCGTACGATGAGTTCGCTGCAATGCTGA encodes the following:
- the rpoD gene encoding RNA polymerase sigma factor RpoD, whose protein sequence is MASKAKMAQIKEKEKDDKVVDAPEKDSAEAPGPLLDLSDAAVKKMIKQAKKRGYVTYEQLNAVLPSEEVTSEAIEDTLALLSDMGINVIESEDSDTDDEEAKEEAEDEPDNELVEVTQKAVTETKKSEPGERTDDPVRMYLREMGTVELLSREGEIAIAKRIEAGREAMIAGLCESPLTFQAIIIWRDELNEGKIFLRDIIDLEATYAGPDSKNGAAANGEATAEGASAEGGEPLAPSMVAPPAAPPAATPFRPAPQRNGAEGGEEKDPGEAAAEADMDDDEFENQMSLAAIEAELKPKVVETFDKIASEYKKLRRLQEQDIQNQLQNETLSPAQERKYKKLKDEIIAEVKSLRLNQARIDSLVEQLYDINKKLVSYESRLFRLGESHGVSREDFLRNYQGSELDPRWLNRVSKLSAKGWKNFVAHDKDRIRELRHDVHQLAALTGLEIGEFRRIVLSVQKGEREARQAKKEMVEANLRLVISIAKKYTNRGLQFLDLIQEGNIGLMKAVDKFEYRRGYKFSTYATWWIRQAITRSIADQARTIRIPVHMIETINKIVRTSRQMLNEIGREPTPEELAEKLGMPLEKVRKVLKIAKEPLSLETPVGDEEDSHLGDFIEDKNAILPIDAAIQSNLRETTTRVLASLTPREERVLRMRFGIGMNTDHTLEEVGQQFSVTRERIRQIEAKALRKLKHPSRSRKLRSFLDN
- a CDS encoding lytic transglycosylase domain-containing protein — protein: MLALALGLTVFVFVFAAPARAVQCGGDFQGFIAAFSREAAADGISPSVISQALGGVAQDAGVLAFDRRQRGTFNKSFEQYVATRVGAGRIKTGRAMLQRHASLLARIERQYGVPPQVLVAIWGLESDFGVGDMGKLPVFRVLATMAHDCRRTELFQRELLAALQIVQRGDLGLRDMIGAYAGEIGQTQFLPSSYIKYGVDYDGNGHVDLRHSVPDVLASTANLLKTNGWQAGGSYEEGSANFDAMREWNRATVYRKTIAYFADRLVDGR